The genomic window ATCATGTAACTCTGCAGAATCACTCACTACTTACCAGTGTGGAGGAAACTTgtaagttcagcatcaaacttcactcctttacttgccaagagctgtctccagctgtggaaagcaaAACCAATGTTTAgcttctgtcacttcttttctcctacagaagttagcatgctaaccagctagccatGGCCCGTTGTCATCACTTTCCAATTCACTGTAGCATCCACACTGCCCTGAAGAAAATTTACAAATAGCCTCTTTAACTTTTGGCACCAGTattgaaacaacacaacagcaaataaaatcgttttgatcttttttgtgtgtgggtctgtctattttcagctgtgtcatttttaaacattttcaacttgactcattcagctgcagcttaTTTGCATTTATCTTTCACACTCCAGCTCTAATGTGTTGGCTGGTCACTCTGACACATTTCCatctgacacacaaaaaaaaacaaatcactgcagCATCCTGTGGTTTGGAAAGAGTTGtagtcaaacacacactggtcCAATCATAGGCCTGCTTTTGCAGCTACTATaacctgtgtgtctctctgtgtgtgtgtgtgtgtgtgtgtgtgtttgtgtttgttcaggctCTGCTGGCTTCATCAGGCCAGGACAGGTCAACAGGACTGGAGGCTCATCTGGTGTCTGCAAACTCCAGATACATCCAGGAGCAACAGGAACAACAGCAGGTAGAAAGGAAGGGTGAACAAATGCATGGAATAAAAAATGGGCAGAATCTATGAGAAGAACTGTAGAGTAAAGGAAGAAGCTGAATGTTAGGAAGCaaaggaagggagagaaggaaaaaaagaagaagagaaataaacaagGTTTGATTAAGAAAAGGGGGAAAGGAGGAGTGGAACAAGGGAGcggaaaaaagagaagcagagatcTTGTTTGTGGTATTTATATTTTCTACTTTActatattttcagtttaagaAATCCAGTCTGAGTAGACAAATTTACATGTAGCAGCAAATAAGTGACCAGGATTAATTTAGAAATCTGCTTTCTCCAGTAAATTCCCTCCACACTGTTAATGTGAATTCTCAAACATTTGAAAGTGTGTCATGAATGAGACTTCATAAAATTCCCATATGAGAGCATCTGAACTGTCAGATAGAAACTtgttgtaatgtttgtttttatttggtcATGTTtacagatgaggaggaagatttAAGCAAAAGGATCAGAGTGTGAGAATAGAGAATGAGCAGAGTGTAGGATTCCTGCTGCAGTGCTTTTAGAAAGATGAGGTAGATGAGATGTTTTACCAAGCATCACGCTGTGATGAAGTGACAGGATTAAATACAGGTGTTAGGTCTATTTTCAGGGTCAGAGTATGAGCTGCTGGTTTCTATTTCCTGCGGTGTTGAATGATGAAAGCATTTCATCACACATCCTGTGTCAGGTTGTGGTTTTACGAGGAACTGAATCAAAGATAAACTGTTCGCTCACACAGAGGAGGTTACTAGATGAGCTCAGTGTAGATTTCTGTCTTGCGTCACTGTTTTTTGTGGCTTGATTTGTTTTCATGgcatgttttacagtgttacagtgcCATTATAATCACTGACATAACTAGACTCAATTAAAACCATGTTTAAAAGAGGTTAAAAAATAGAATGTCTAGAAACTGTTTGGGAAATGATGCTAAAAGATGCTGCAGAAGACAAAGTctaatttctgtgtgtgtgtgtgtgtgtgtgtgtgtgtgtagctcatCATGCAGGAGCAGGATGAGCAGCTGGAGTTGGTGTCAGGCAGCATCAGAGTCCTTAAAGACATGTCGGGACGCATTGGAGATGAGCTTGACGAGCAAGCagtgtgagtgcacacacattATTTAGCTGCATTAAAGTtacctttttactttttatgtctTATGTCCCCAGTTGCCTGTCACTGGCATTGATTTTAGTCCGATATCTTAGTAACACCTTGAGGGCATTTGGCCAGTGGGGCTTTGGATCTCATTTTCACTATCATTTTTTAGCTTATATGCTGTTAATGAAATATTCTGATCCTTCAGaccacaacagtaaaaaatagaACTGACTGTGCCTCcttttatactgtttttttagCTGTTAATTTGTTTGGGAAGATTGattcctttaaaatgtttcctgCGAGTCCAGGATCTGGACTTGTTTAGTCAACAGGAGGCTGAGACCACGAACACGTCTTCAGGAAGCAGCACCTGAatcatgtttgtttgctgtgactAAATTTTCAGTGAACAGTGACTAAACAcctgcatgaaaacacacagggcTGAGCACGAGAGACACTAGCAGTGTACACACTATATCACCTTTTAGTCATCAGTAAACAGTGACTCGCTGTATGTCACAATAGAGTCATAAtcaaatgactttttaaatggTGTCACCTTCCTTCCTCGTCACCTGCAGGTCCCACGACATCTGCAGTTACAGCAGAGTAGGATGTACATGCTGTAAAATGATTTTGCCTCTGTTTCAGTATGTTGGGGGATTTTGGAGACGAGATGGACCAGACGTCGTCCCGTATGGACTCAGTCCTAAAGAAGCTAGAGAAGGTGTCTCACATGACCAGCAGTAagtttacccccccccccctcacacacacacacacacacacacacacacacacacacagttacatctCTGCTGTTCCTGCTAAGTATTTGTATCTAATTTTATCTCACTGTTTACATGGATAATGAAAATGAGATTTCCACTAGTACTCCTGTTAACATGCAGCTGTGCTGTAACATTAACATGAACATGATAACTATGTTGCAGTGTTAGTGTTTTAAGTTCTCCCCTGTTGTGTTCCTCAGGTCGGAGGCAGTGGTGTGCGATCGGTGTTCTGGTCACCATCATGATTGTGGTCCTCATCCTTTTCTTTGCTCTCTGAtgtcagtgacctctgacctctcagcTACACTCACCGACGACTTCCTGTCAGGACggttggatggatggacagatgcaGGAAGAAGAACACgtctctcctccttcccctcccctctcttcccgTCTCTTCCTTCCTTCACGCTGAGGAGAAGCTGGTGACTGGCAGAGTGAAGTTAGGATGGaaatcctcctctctctgcttttcatgattctggtggggaaaaaaggaaaaacaaaacagcttgtGACTGTCAGCAGAGCTTAGCATGGGGGAAACCCCAGTGGTATTATGTATTTCATATTGGTACATTTTGGTTACTGTTGGACATAATGGTACTGAATGGGAGGGTCaggacaggaagc from Lates calcarifer isolate ASB-BC8 linkage group LG5, TLL_Latcal_v3, whole genome shotgun sequence includes these protein-coding regions:
- the LOC108880801 gene encoding syntaxin-10, producing the protein MSIEDPFFVVKGEVQKALSRARGLFDRWEELLQDGTQVSRDELDWSANELRNCLRAIDWDLEDLSETISIVESNPGKFRLGDNELQERRDFVERTRKSVQEMKDQLSSPSAVAQAEKKNRQALLASSGQDRSTGLEAHLVSANSRYIQEQQEQQQLIMQEQDEQLELVSGSIRVLKDMSGRIGDELDEQAVMLGDFGDEMDQTSSRMDSVLKKLEKVSHMTSSRRQWCAIGVLVTIMIVVLILFFAL